ATTTAATAACATATGGTTAGCTTGATCCCAAGGGGTCTTTGAAAAAGCCGATTGGGCATTATCAAAGCTATAAAAAAAGCTTCTGGCTGGTTCTTTGTTTACTCTGAATACTTCAGGGTTTTGCCATTCTAGTGTTTGCGCAGCTGCTGGCAGTGCAAACGCCATCGTTATTAAAACACTTTTAAAAACACGCAGGTGTTTAATCATTTTTCTACCTTGTTCTAGTCTGTTCACTTGTATAAGTCATTGCCATTAATACGTATAGCTATATAACCAAGTGCAAAGCAGTTCCCGTAATAAATTTTCACATTTACCTGTAAATGTGAAATTCCTGTTAGAAATTTAATACATATAAATGAGGTTTTGATTGACTTAATTGTCTTGTAAGTTACAGATTTGACAGATTATTTAAGGCAATGAATTAATTATGATAGGCATAAAAAAAATTGTATCTCATGTTGCTATTCTGTGTGTATTGACCAGGGGAGGGTGGGTAGGTGTGGCTAGTGCGACAACTAAAGAACCCGTTCCAAAAAACTTACCAAATATTATTCTCATTTTTACCGATGATCAGGGCTATCAGGATATCGGTGTGTTTGGGTCACCAAATATTAGTACCCCTCATTTAGATGCAATGGCAAAAGAAGGCATTAAATTTAAGCAGTTTTATGTGGCATCGTCTGTTTGTAGTCCTTCACGAGCCTCGATTTTAACCGGACGATTGGGGCATAGAAACGGTGTAGTCAGAGTGTTAAAACCTGATTCACTGGGTTTACCAGCATCTGAAGTCACTATTGCTGAAATGTTAAAACAAAAAAATTATCAAACAGCGGCGATTGGTAAATGGCACTTAGGTGATTTGCCGGACTCTTTACCTACTGCTCAAGGTTTTGATTATTATTATGGCGTGCCTTATAGCAATGATATGTATATAGGTGCCACTCACAGTTTTTCCGAAAATGTAAAATTTAATCAGCAATACAATTTAGAGAAAGCCGAAGCCGATCAAATTAAAGTGAGAAGTGGTAACAATCTATATAAAAAGCTAAGACCTTTAGGGGTAATGGATATAGTACCTTTGTTTGAAAATGAGAAAATTATTGAATATCCCGCTGATCAAAGCAGGTTAACTCAACGTTATTTTAATAAAGCACTGGGGTTTATCGAAGCAAATCAAGACCAGCCTTTTTTTGTTTATTTAACCCCCAACATGCCTCATACACCTTTGCACGTTTCAGAACAATTTAAAGGTAAAAGTAAGCGTGGTTTATATGGCGATGTGATTGAAGAAATAGATTGGAATGTGGGCCGTTTGCGAAGCCACCTAGACAAGTTAAATTTAACAGATAACACCTTAATTATTTACACCTCTGATAATGGTCCATGGTTAGCTAAAAAAGAGCATGGCGGATCTGCTTTGCCATTTAAAAAAGGTAAAACCACCAATTTTGAAGGGGGAGTGAGGGTACCTGCTGTAGCCGTATGGCCAAACAGAATTAAAGCCAATCAAATCAGTACAGATATGGTGAGCGCCATGGATTTATTACCTACCTTTGCCGCTCTAACTGACGCGAAATTACCTGCAGTGATAATTGATGGTCAAAATATTGAAAATCATTTAATCAATACGGATGTACCCACAGCTAGAACTGAAATTATCTATACCCATTATGATGGACTGGCGGGTATTAGGTTAAATAATTGGAAATATATGCGCCCTGGAATGGATGCTTTATGGACTAACGCACCTAACACTACTTGGTTGTATAACTTGAATGAAGACCCTTCTGAGAAAAACAATCTGGCCAATAAGTTTCCTGAAAAAGTCAAACAATTAGAACAACGATTAAAGCTAGTTGAACAAAGTTTAACGCTTCCATAATTTGAGAAATAAGTGTGAATAAAACAATAAAGATGTTGGCAAAAAGAACAATAAACAATCAGAGACTAAGGTCGGTATTGTTGTGCGTGCTTCTGGGAGGTTCATCACTGCAATTGTTGGCTGCAGAAATAGTCTTAAAAGCAGGAGCATTAAAACAAAAAATAGATATTGTAGGGGGCGACATGGAACGCTCTGCTGATGCCCTTGTCAATGCCGTCAATAGCGATGACATTCTTGATTGGTATTTTGACGATATCCATATGCCTTATTGGCGAGTTGGTATAAATAAAAAGCAAGAATTGATTGAAGGTGAGGCTAACTTCAATATCTACCATAATCAAATTGATGTGATGCAAAGAATCAAAACAAAGAGTCCGGATACCAAATTTTGGGCCACATTAATTACAGATTACGACGGCTATGGTACAGCTAATAATATGCCTAATTGGGTTTATACCGGCGGAGGATATAACGGTGGGAACTACAACCCTAGTGCATTTAAAGCCGCTAAGTGGGCTAGGTTTTTAGCCGATTACTTAAAGTTGATGAATGACAACGGCGTGGCTATTGATATTTTGTCGGTATCTAAAAAGAATGGTTAAAAGTGATGACCCCTAGTAATGAACACAACACCATTGAACAGTTAAAGATCCTGCTGCAAACCAAAACCTATGCTGGGGTGCCTATGCCTAAAATTAATGGCCCTGCTGCATGGGGAGTCAAACAAGGCACCAAGTTTGTGAAAGAAGTGGCAGAACTTGGTGTTAAAGATGACTATGCTGGGTTTTCAGCCCATACATATGATGGTCCATCACAGGCTGATTGGCACTCGTTAATCGCAGCTGCAAAGGTTATTGGTAAAGCTGTGTATAACGAAGAATCTAATTCTGCAGGTGGAGGCCCTTTTAGCGGGAAAGAGCCGCCAATGACCAATGTCACTAGGATATATTCTGGCAAATCTGAAGCTTATCGTGCCGGTTTAAAAGGGGAAGTGTTCTTTGAGTTATGGTCTCGAGGTTTTAGCAAAGAATCTCGCTCTGTCTATTTTAAAAAAGGTCAAAAAGCCGAGCGGGGCCGAGGGTATTGGATGACCAAGGCGTTCATTGAAGGGGTTTATAATACACATTACATCGCACACCAAAACTTGGGGGAAATAGCAGATATTAAGGTTATGGCCTTTTCTGATGATAAGCAAATAACTGCTTATGTCATTAATAACTCTACAACCAAAGCTTATAATAACGTGCTTGTTAATGTATGGGATAAAATCATTAGCAGTAATGAAATTAAGCTAAAAATGTGGAACAACAATACAAGTATTAAAGGCAAGGAGTCGTCTATAAAAAGAATCGACCTTGAAACCTTCATGGTGGATATTGAACCCAGCACTTTGTCTATCTATACATTGCAAATAGAGTAGCTTGTTTTGTGGCAGTAAACTTTCAGTACTGCTACTGATTTTGAGGTAATCTTATTGATAATTGTCTTATGCCATATCTATTTTATATTTTCCTAATTTTGAGGGGGAGCTGATGGCTGCCAAAGGAGTACAAGTGAAACATTATTTATTAAATAAACAAGCATTATTGGTTATGGGCGCAAGCATGGGCTTTATTATAGGTTTAGCTAGTTGCGCGCCACAACACTCTGCAATGAATGGCGAGGCATCCAAGCAAGCAAGCGTGATCATTGATGCTCAACATATAATAGGTGAACAGTCGCCATTATTTTTTGGTGGTAATAATATCTACCCTAAGGGCGGTCAAGGTTTGCTATTAGAAAGTGGCGAATTTAACCCTGAGACTATCGCGTTATCCAGCGAACTTGGCTTAACAACCTACAGGTTTCCTGGTGGTTCAGAAGGGAATTTGTATAAATGGAAACGAGGAATAGGGCCATTATCTGAGAGAATTGATAATGTCAGTGGTAATAACCGTGGACCACAAAGTAATGAATTTGGCAGTGATGAATTTGGTCGATTATTAGAAACCACCAATTTTAAGCATGGTTTTATGATGGTGGCCTATGGTTACGAAAAACCTGATGATGCGGCAGATTGGGTTGAGTATATGAATAGCCCGGTGGGAGCTAATCCTAATGGTGGCAAAGATTGGGCAAAAGTACGAGCTGAGAATGGCCATCCTGAACCATATAACATTAAATATTGGGAAATTGGCAATGAAGTGTATGGTAACTGGGAATTAAACTGGGGATCATATCCAGATAAATTTGATGCCAAACGAGGCACAGGTAATGCTCCTGTCGATAATGTAGCAGGTAAAGCTGGCACCTTACCATTTGGTGATGCGGACCGTTACATTCACGGGGGCTATCGATACTTTGAGCAACAAAAAGCAGCGAGTGTCAGTTCTTGGCAGGACCAACATATCAAAACTAATGGACAAGCTAATCAGCAACTCTTTGTAAAGTTTCCGCCTGTTGACTTAAGTCAAAACGATTTGCCTTTTATTCTTAAAGTCGGCGATGAAGAATGGCAAAAAGTAACTGATTTCAGTTTATCTAAAGCGAATAGTAAACATTATGTACTCGAAACTGAAACAGGTCAGATAATCTTTGGTAATGGTCAAAATGGACTTATCCCGCCAAGCGGAGAGTTTGTATTCGTTAATTATCGCAGTGGTAAACAACCTGGTTTTATTGAGTATTACCAAAAAATGAAAGCGGTTGATCCCAGTATTGTGGTGCTGTCTTGTTTTGAGAAAGAATCATTTTATCAAGGTATGGCCGAAGTGAATTCACCTTTTGATGGTGTGGTAAAGCATTATTATCCTAGCACCCATAAAAACGTGTCAGAATCTAAAAAATATGAAGCACAAATAGCCAGGGGCATGGGGATAGAAAGGCCTATTAAAGAGCATAACCATTGGTTGAAGCAATTCAAAAATTCGGCTATTAGTGGCACAGAAAAATTATGGATAACAGAATACGGGCTACGCGGACATGTTAATCAGGTGGCGACTATGCACACTGTTATAGGCAAAAAAAGTCAAGAAGTGGCGGCGTTATTAGGCCATTCCCTGTTTTTGAATAATAACACCCCTATGGTTACCGATGATGGTGTGATTAGAGCTCGAGCTTTACCTATTCCTATGTTTAGTAAACACTCTGAACAGTATGTTGTACAAAGTGAGGTAAAGGTTGCCCCAACAAGATTAGGTAAGCAGCTTCTGCCTGGGGTGTTAACAACTGCCGCAGTTGATGCTAAAAAACAGCATGTTAGTGTGGTGTTGACCAACACCAATGGACAACAAGCTGTGGATACCACTGTTCGTTTTGAAAACTTACAAGTGGCTCAAAATACTCAACTTGAAGTGTGGATTTTGCGTTCTAATACTTCTAATCCAATTGATGATAATCGCATTGGACAGCTGAATAATGTTAGTTTGACTTTACTTGAAACCAGACCGTTTAAGTCTGAGTTAAGTATACAATTACCTGCTGCCAGTTCTGTGGTCATTAAAAGTAAAGTAACGAGTGATAAAGCACTTTAAATCACTACAGTTGTTATAGGTTTTTTCTTATAGATCTAGGTATTTTAAATAATGATGACTTTATTGCAGAGTAATAAAGTCATCATTTATAAAAAAATACTTTCATAAGGATCAAGACTAAATGCCAAATTTTCTTATGTGTTCGCCTACTTCAGTCAATGAAGCAATGTCTTGAGGATCAAAAGAACCATCTCCTCTAGGTGCTAAGTTAAGCAATAAATTACTATTATTATATGTTTTAGCGGTTTTTAACTTCTTGAAGATAGCTTCTGCCCCTGGGTGTTTACCATCAAACTTCTTGGTATAACCCCACCCTGCGATATGAGAACAAATCTCAATCGGTTTCTTAGCGTTTAACATTTGTTTCTGAACGTCTGGGCGCTGTTCTAACCAGTGAATTTCAGGTGCATAGAAATCTTCAGTACCTAAATAACCTGTTTTATATGATATTAATGTTTGTGGTTGAAGGTTGTGGATCAAGTCGTACGTATCCTGCATTCTGAACTGAGCTGTGTCTCCACTTTTCGGCACAGCATGTCCGTCTAACCATATGTTCGCTATTGTGCCATAGTTGGTTAACAATTCTGTTAATTGTTCGTGCATGTATTCGATGTAAATATCTAAATCATGCTCGCTGCCATATTTATAATAGTTTTCTTTAGGATTATAAGTAGGCCGAGCGTGTCCTCCCCATTTATCATTGTTAGCTGCATGAGGATGACGCCAATCTCGGCCGTGTGAAAAATATAAACAAAGTCCAAGACCTTTTTTATCACAAGCAGTGGCCAATTCTTCTACTAAGTCACGTTTAGCTGGGGAATTAACACTATTAAAACTGGTTGTCTTAGTATTAAATAAGCAAAAACTGTCATGATGCCGGGTGGTTATATTGATATATTTCATGCCAGCCATTAAGGCTAGATCAGTAATAAAATCAGCGTCAAAATTTTCTGCTGTAAAACGGTCTTTCAGTTTTTCGTATTCTAATACAGGAATCTTTTCTTTTATTTGCACCCATTCCCCTCTGCCTAATAAAGAATACAAACCATAATGAATAAACATGCCAAATTTGGCTGCGGTAAACCAGTCCATATTGGCTTGTTTAGGATCAGTGGTATATGTGCCTTCAAATCCGGATAAGTAGTTTGGTACCGCAATTTTTTTAGACGCGCAAGACATTAATGGTGTAGCAAGTAGTGAGGCTCCACCATAACCCATGAACTTTAGTAATGTACGACGATGCATTTTTATATTTTCCTATTTTTATATTTCCTAGTTATGTAAACAGTTCTCTGCCTTAAATCCGTAACTTCTAGCAGCTAAACTATTATAAATTTTGTTCAGCAAGAGGGTAATCCGCCCTATCTATGCATAGCTGCGTTGGATTCTCTAGCAATAGTCAGCTCTTAGGTACGAAACACTGCCTTGCTATAAACGATAAATTTCGTCACTGAAAGAGTTCTAACATAACCTAAAATGAATACATGGACGTAAGGTACTGAATTTTTATAAGCATTAAACTAATACTACACTTATTAACTTGAGTTCAGGGTATTTAAAAATTTGACCAAAATTAATCCAACTTTTGAGTTCGAGCAACGCAGAGTAAGCTCATCTAAAACTCGCCTGAAAGGAATGCCCCAGCGGCTTTTGCCCTGCGTTCTCGGCATTTCAAAGGAAACAACCATTCCTGCACAAAAATGTCTGAAACATTTTTGAACAGCTCCGCTGGCTTAAGCGAAAGGCAGGATGCCAGAAGTATACCGACGCCTTGTTCAAAAACAGCTGGTCGCATTCTGAGATATCACTTATCAATACGGATTAGAATTACTTTTAACTCGATAGTGTAAGTCTGAGTTTGGGATGAAATTATCTGCTACTAGCTCGATGGTTATTTAAACTAAAGGTAATTTTAATTAACTGGCTGGGTATTTTTACTAGGCTGCTGGAATACCTCAGAAGTTTAATGTTTTGTCATCCTTACTTAAAAGTTTTTGTATAACAACACCTTACGTAAGGTGTGCATCACGTTTTCTGAGAAGTAATTGTCTCCACCGATTGGTATAACCTAAGAAATTTCAGTTATCATGAAAATTCAATATTAATTGAGTGTTTTTTATATAAACTATTTTTACGGGTTTGCATTTGCATATTGTTAATTAATTGTTCCAATAAAGTAAAAAAGATAAAGGAAAATGTACAATGAACAAATTTAAACTTCTCGCAATAAGTAGTTTAATCACCTTACCACTTATAGGGTGTGGTTCGAGTGACGATGATAAAGAAAACGTATTTTCAGCGGCGAATGCTAACGTTGATTATTATGGCCCTACGCTCACTATAACGGGCGGCGATAGTATTGAAGTTGCTGTAGATTCAACTTACGCTGATTTAGGCGCTACAGCATTTGACAATGTAGATGGTGATGTGACTAGTAATATCGTCGCCATTAGTAATGTTGATACCGCAAACCCTGCCACATACTCGGTCGTTTATACGGTTGTAGATGTTGTTGGTAATGAAACAAGCGCTACAAGAACGGTTACTGTTCCAGATACTATACTCCCCGTAATAACGCTTAATGGAGACGCAACAGTAATCATTCCCCTAGATTCAAGCTATACTGACGAAGGCGCGACCGCTTCTGACAATCCCGATGGCGACTTAAGCGCTTCCATTGTTGCTGATGTCAGTAATGTTGATACAAGCACGCTTGGTGAATACACGGTAAGTTATAATGTGGTTGACGCCGCGGGTAACGAAGCGATAGAGCTTATTAGAACCGTATCGGTACAAGATATAGCCGATGAAATAGCACCTGTTATCATGGCAGAAAATACTCATGTTTCAATTGATGAAGGTGCTGTGTTTACCCCCGTTGGAGTAACCGCGGTTGATGATGTTGATGGTGATATAACAGACTTAATTGTAAGCGACACAAGTTCTTTAGATACTAATACTGCTGGTGTATACCCAGTAACTTACAATGTAAGTGATGCCGGTGGCAACGATGCTGAAGAAGTAGTACAACAAGTTCATGTAATTCCCGTAATTGCTGATGTAGACATTGTAATGGATGTATTGCCAACACAAGCTAAGCAAGCCGTTGAATTTACAGGGTCTACCGAGTCACAAGCTTCTCAAATGTTTGCTACTAATAATGGCACTAAAATGATAGACCATATGTTAAACACTTTGGGTCTAGATATGGTGCATTTTGGTATTCACCCAAGTATTGCTATTGACGATGCCGTATATTCTGATATTCAAACCGTAGCTGCTTATGCAAAAAGTAAGGGCATGAAAATAATCGCATCTGTATCAGGCTCTAAGGGAGCTTGGGGTTCAAGAAATGCAATTGAAACGGGTAGACTTAAATACAGTCAAATTGCATCTTGTGAGTCACCGTGTGATGATGATTTTTATGGTATCGATTTAAGTGATTATGCTACATACCTTGATACTTATTTAACGAACATGGCGGCGGCTGGCGGTGCTGTTGACTACCTTGCACCATTTAGTAATGACGAAGTAGACGCGATAGATTATCAAACCTTATTGGCGGCTATGACCGGTGACGATGCATTAACTATTATTGGACCAGAGTCGTATAATATTGTAGATGCTGACATAGAGTATGCGGCTGTTGCTGACCACGTAGACATTGCCGGAGCAGAGTTTTTCGATCACGCTTCATTACGTGTTTATGAACAGCAAGACGAATGGAATGAAATAGCCGCTGCGGCAGCAAGTAATTCTGTTCCTCTATGGTTCACACAAAACCAAAGTTGGCTTTCAGAAGGTGGCAATGCAAATGAGCAGACCGTTTTTGGTATTGCACAGTTTATTCCCGCTATTAATGCTGGTGCTGAACGTATAATTTCAGGTCAATATGGAGCTGTGTTTGCTTGGTTTAATGGCGGTAATACTGGGGTGCGAGGCAACGCAATTAAAAACTTTGTTGAAGGTAGTAAGGGTAATGTTGTTGACTCAATAGTATACAGTGAAGAGGTTAGAGGCACTGCGTTTAGAGAAAATGATACGCTATATGTGATGCTGACCAATACCAACAAAAACGTAACTGTTGATAGCGTGGTTACTGCACTAGGCGAAAGAAAAATTGCCGTTCGCTTACAAGAAGGCGAAACAATAAATGGGGATGTAGTGACCTTACTTTATGGTACGGGTAAAAATGGCGGAACAATAGACACAACTGTTAATGCTGAAAACAATATCATTACTTTCACCCTACCTTTGTCGACTTATATTCGATTGGCTGTTCCATTAACGCCAACGCCATAATAGTAGGTAAACATATAGTGTAATAATCTAATTATTGTACAATATGGTTCGAAAAATTTTAAAAACCACCAAACTTAGTTGTTCGGTGGTTTTTTTATTGGTACATCTTGCCCTTCAGCGTCATCATGAAAAACATACTATGCTTAGCTGTTTCTTTAGGAATGAATATGTTTATCAGAAGTAATATCTCATGGAATTTGAAAACTGTACTATATCTATGCTTGCTGCTTATCATTTTCTTCACAATGAAAGCACATGCTCTTGCTAATAATATCAAAATGCTGTCGAATATTGCCTATGGTGAACATGAAGACCACATTCTGGATGTTTACTTTCCATCTGTTAAAAAGGTAGGTTCACCGGTAATATTTATGGCCCATGGCGGTGCATGGAGAATAGGGAATAAAGACTCTTCTGCAGTTGTGAAAAATAAGGTCGCTCACTGGGTAGCCAAAGGCTTTGTTTTTATTTCAGTCAATTATCGTCTTTTACCTAAAGCAGGTCCTACGGAACAGGCGGAAGATGTTGAAAAGGCAATACTTTTTTCACAAAAAAATGCACATAAATGGGGTGGATCGCCAAACAAGTTTATCTTAATGGGCCATTCATCGGGCGCTCATTTAGTTTCGCTTATATCAGTCCATCATAATGCAATGTTAACACCATGGTTAGGCACGATTGCCTTAGATTCGGCGGCTTATGATGTTGAAAAAATAATGAAATCGTCCTCAACATTAAGGTTATACAAAAAGGCCTTTGGAAAACTTCCGGACTATTGGAAGAAAGCGTCTCCATTCCATGGTTTGAAGAAAAAGTTGGCTCCATTTTTGGCTGTTTGTTCATCGAAACGAAAAGACAATGCCTGTGCTCAAGCTCAAAGCTTTATTAACAAAGCCAATACATACGACTCGCAAGCTAAGCTACTACAGGTTGCTTTTTCACACAGGGGAATAAATGTAGAACTGGGAAAAGACTATTGCTATACGCAAGCCGTAGATGCATTTCTAAAAACGCTTCACGCTAGTGCTACGGGAATGCTCGTTAATGAAGTAACTTCAAAAGCGATGCCCGTTAAAGAAAATTGTGCCCTAGTAATTAAGTAAATACATAATTAAGGGGCAAAGAAGTCATACTTTTACTTTTTTGAGTTGGCTGCAATTTTTTGCTCGCCTACCTTAATTATCTTTTGCAAAAATAACTGGAAAGGTGTTTCATGGGATTCAATCTCGCCAAAAGCTTCTGTAAATCTTGATCTAAAGGCACTGGGTGTGCGTTTAGCGTTTCTTGAGGTAACAGAGTAAAAGAACTCGCTTAATGGCTCAGGCTTGAATTCATACAAATAACGGACAAAAAATGGATAAAACGCCTTCATTTCATTTTGTCTTTTGGTTGATGAATTATTTCCAACAAATGAGACTATTTCATGAACGCTTGGTATCGAGCTCTTAGCGCTGATTTTTTTTATTGCCACGATACTTTGTAAAAGATAATTATCGGTTTGA
The sequence above is a segment of the Paraglaciecola sp. L3A3 genome. Coding sequences within it:
- a CDS encoding DUF5011 domain-containing protein, coding for MNKFKLLAISSLITLPLIGCGSSDDDKENVFSAANANVDYYGPTLTITGGDSIEVAVDSTYADLGATAFDNVDGDVTSNIVAISNVDTANPATYSVVYTVVDVVGNETSATRTVTVPDTILPVITLNGDATVIIPLDSSYTDEGATASDNPDGDLSASIVADVSNVDTSTLGEYTVSYNVVDAAGNEAIELIRTVSVQDIADEIAPVIMAENTHVSIDEGAVFTPVGVTAVDDVDGDITDLIVSDTSSLDTNTAGVYPVTYNVSDAGGNDAEEVVQQVHVIPVIADVDIVMDVLPTQAKQAVEFTGSTESQASQMFATNNGTKMIDHMLNTLGLDMVHFGIHPSIAIDDAVYSDIQTVAAYAKSKGMKIIASVSGSKGAWGSRNAIETGRLKYSQIASCESPCDDDFYGIDLSDYATYLDTYLTNMAAAGGAVDYLAPFSNDEVDAIDYQTLLAAMTGDDALTIIGPESYNIVDADIEYAAVADHVDIAGAEFFDHASLRVYEQQDEWNEIAAAAASNSVPLWFTQNQSWLSEGGNANEQTVFGIAQFIPAINAGAERIISGQYGAVFAWFNGGNTGVRGNAIKNFVEGSKGNVVDSIVYSEEVRGTAFRENDTLYVMLTNTNKNVTVDSVVTALGERKIAVRLQEGETINGDVVTLLYGTGKNGGTIDTTVNAENNIITFTLPLSTYIRLAVPLTPTP
- a CDS encoding sulfatase — encoded protein: MIGIKKIVSHVAILCVLTRGGWVGVASATTKEPVPKNLPNIILIFTDDQGYQDIGVFGSPNISTPHLDAMAKEGIKFKQFYVASSVCSPSRASILTGRLGHRNGVVRVLKPDSLGLPASEVTIAEMLKQKNYQTAAIGKWHLGDLPDSLPTAQGFDYYYGVPYSNDMYIGATHSFSENVKFNQQYNLEKAEADQIKVRSGNNLYKKLRPLGVMDIVPLFENEKIIEYPADQSRLTQRYFNKALGFIEANQDQPFFVYLTPNMPHTPLHVSEQFKGKSKRGLYGDVIEEIDWNVGRLRSHLDKLNLTDNTLIIYTSDNGPWLAKKEHGGSALPFKKGKTTNFEGGVRVPAVAVWPNRIKANQISTDMVSAMDLLPTFAALTDAKLPAVIIDGQNIENHLINTDVPTARTEIIYTHYDGLAGIRLNNWKYMRPGMDALWTNAPNTTWLYNLNEDPSEKNNLANKFPEKVKQLEQRLKLVEQSLTLP
- a CDS encoding alpha-L-fucosidase encodes the protein MHRRTLLKFMGYGGASLLATPLMSCASKKIAVPNYLSGFEGTYTTDPKQANMDWFTAAKFGMFIHYGLYSLLGRGEWVQIKEKIPVLEYEKLKDRFTAENFDADFITDLALMAGMKYINITTRHHDSFCLFNTKTTSFNSVNSPAKRDLVEELATACDKKGLGLCLYFSHGRDWRHPHAANNDKWGGHARPTYNPKENYYKYGSEHDLDIYIEYMHEQLTELLTNYGTIANIWLDGHAVPKSGDTAQFRMQDTYDLIHNLQPQTLISYKTGYLGTEDFYAPEIHWLEQRPDVQKQMLNAKKPIEICSHIAGWGYTKKFDGKHPGAEAIFKKLKTAKTYNNSNLLLNLAPRGDGSFDPQDIASLTEVGEHIRKFGI
- a CDS encoding alpha/beta hydrolase; this encodes MKNILCLAVSLGMNMFIRSNISWNLKTVLYLCLLLIIFFTMKAHALANNIKMLSNIAYGEHEDHILDVYFPSVKKVGSPVIFMAHGGAWRIGNKDSSAVVKNKVAHWVAKGFVFISVNYRLLPKAGPTEQAEDVEKAILFSQKNAHKWGGSPNKFILMGHSSGAHLVSLISVHHNAMLTPWLGTIALDSAAYDVEKIMKSSSTLRLYKKAFGKLPDYWKKASPFHGLKKKLAPFLAVCSSKRKDNACAQAQSFINKANTYDSQAKLLQVAFSHRGINVELGKDYCYTQAVDAFLKTLHASATGMLVNEVTSKAMPVKENCALVIK